A DNA window from Bradyrhizobium barranii subsp. barranii contains the following coding sequences:
- a CDS encoding AMP-binding protein — protein MELKLIPAGDTFEARVRGPNVMPGYLGGPDLTSAAFDEEGFYRVGDTISFVDPANPSRGLRFTGRVSENFKLANGTWVAVGNIRAAALAATPGVQDVVIAGENRQFCAVLTWLNPVMARQHAANADGNLNCDPGVIAFLQQCLRTYNTSVGSSERICAFTLLDEPPSLAAGEITDKAYINQRAVLTNRAAQMELIYSSEPCGQVIVI, from the coding sequence GTGGAATTGAAGCTTATCCCCGCCGGCGATACTTTTGAGGCCCGCGTGCGCGGCCCTAACGTGATGCCAGGCTATCTCGGCGGGCCGGATTTGACGTCGGCGGCCTTCGATGAAGAGGGGTTCTACCGGGTCGGCGACACCATCTCGTTCGTCGATCCTGCCAACCCGAGCCGTGGTCTGCGCTTCACCGGCCGGGTTTCCGAAAACTTCAAACTCGCCAACGGGACATGGGTGGCGGTCGGCAATATTCGGGCCGCGGCACTGGCGGCCACCCCCGGTGTGCAGGACGTCGTCATTGCCGGCGAAAATCGTCAATTCTGCGCTGTGCTGACTTGGTTGAATCCGGTCATGGCCAGGCAGCACGCCGCCAACGCCGATGGCAACCTGAATTGCGACCCCGGCGTGATCGCTTTTCTCCAACAATGCCTCCGAACTTACAATACCAGTGTCGGAAGCAGCGAACGTATCTGCGCCTTCACGCTCCTTGACGAACCGCCCTCGCTGGCGGCCGGCGAGATCACCGACAAGGCTTACATCAATCAACGCGCCGTCCTCACCAACCGGGCGGCGCAGATGGAGCTGATCTATTCGTCCGAGCCATGCGGCCAGGTGATCGTCATTTAG